From the Natrarchaeobaculum aegyptiacum genome, one window contains:
- a CDS encoding cyclic nucleotide-binding/CBS domain-containing protein produces the protein MSVLEIARDTVVTEAPDTSIADVVRTMQRESVASVVIVDDDDPVGLVTDRDLAMLVLDAEFDAEETPISEVVPTNLVTVDADAGVYDLVQLLSEQGVRRVPVVDDGDLVGIISLSDVVVLLGMELQHVATAIRTAAPAYEQSATSFYDDLE, from the coding sequence ATGTCCGTACTCGAGATCGCTCGAGACACCGTCGTCACCGAAGCGCCGGATACCTCGATCGCAGACGTCGTCCGGACGATGCAACGTGAGTCCGTCGCAAGCGTCGTGATCGTCGACGACGACGATCCCGTGGGCCTCGTCACCGACCGGGACCTCGCGATGCTCGTCCTGGACGCCGAGTTCGATGCCGAGGAGACGCCGATCTCCGAGGTCGTGCCGACGAATCTGGTCACTGTCGACGCCGACGCTGGCGTCTACGACCTCGTCCAGTTACTCTCCGAACAGGGGGTCCGCCGGGTTCCGGTGGTCGACGACGGCGACCTCGTGGGCATCATCTCGCTCAGCGACGTCGTCGTCTTGCTCGGGATGGAACTCCAGCACGTCGCGACCGCGATCCGGACGGCCGCACCGGCGTACGAACAGTCTGCCACGTCGTTCTACGACGACCTCGAGTGA
- the lwrS gene encoding LWR-salt protein: MDGRYVFRATVRLEAVDETVSIAPESAETTVTLFREAPKPGSHGWLFFRDTLWRGEVADHEYACALAEDWLGEPVESVSFRELQMDTAYREAFGEAIADDLEAFNAESVSEVLSKYLGSSIRVESSLD, from the coding sequence GTGGACGGGCGTTACGTCTTCCGCGCGACGGTCCGACTCGAGGCGGTCGACGAGACCGTCTCGATCGCTCCCGAGAGCGCCGAGACGACTGTGACGCTCTTTCGTGAGGCACCGAAACCGGGGAGCCACGGCTGGCTGTTCTTCCGGGATACCCTCTGGCGCGGCGAGGTCGCAGACCACGAGTACGCCTGTGCGCTCGCCGAAGACTGGCTCGGCGAACCCGTCGAGTCAGTGTCCTTCCGTGAGCTCCAGATGGACACGGCCTACCGTGAGGCCTTCGGCGAGGCCATCGCCGACGACCTCGAGGCGTTCAACGCCGAGTCGGTCTCGGAAGTGCTCTCGAAGTACCTCGGCTCGAGTATTCGAGTGGAGTCGAGTCTCGACTAG
- a CDS encoding precorrin-2 dehydrogenase/sirohydrochlorin ferrochelatase family protein has translation MIPLVHDFTDARVLVFGGGPVGARKARRFAREADVIVLSPAFADRDFGDASLVRVAPDSEEVTEWIDRLEPALVVAATDDEAINDAVETAAREQHCLVNRADRSGSRDPGSVVVPATVRDDPVVVSISTGGQAPALSKHLRRELEDTLEGAGAMASVCSELRAELAERGVDPERRRAILADVASSPDHWTALRIATPKTSQVIEDVLGDQFATGGDGA, from the coding sequence ATGATTCCACTGGTCCACGACTTCACCGACGCCCGGGTACTCGTCTTCGGCGGCGGTCCGGTCGGCGCTCGAAAGGCTCGTCGGTTCGCTCGGGAGGCGGACGTGATCGTTCTCAGTCCCGCGTTCGCCGACCGGGACTTCGGCGACGCCTCCCTCGTCCGGGTCGCCCCCGATTCCGAGGAGGTCACAGAGTGGATCGACCGCCTCGAGCCAGCGCTCGTCGTCGCCGCCACCGACGACGAGGCGATCAACGACGCAGTCGAGACGGCCGCCCGCGAGCAACACTGTCTGGTAAACCGCGCCGATCGATCCGGATCGCGCGATCCGGGCAGCGTCGTCGTCCCCGCCACCGTCCGTGACGATCCCGTCGTCGTCTCCATCTCGACCGGCGGGCAGGCCCCGGCGCTGAGCAAACACCTGCGACGGGAACTCGAGGACACGCTCGAGGGAGCGGGAGCGATGGCGAGCGTCTGTTCAGAACTCCGGGCGGAACTCGCAGAACGCGGGGTCGACCCCGAACGGCGACGGGCGATCCTCGCCGACGTTGCCAGTTCGCCGGATCATTGGACAGCTTTACGTATCGCTACTCCAAAGACATCTCAAGTGATCGAGGACGTGCTCGGGGACCAGTTCGCTACCGGTGGTGATGGGGCGTGA
- the uppS gene encoding polyprenyl diphosphate synthase: MNRWLRRHVDAIYERVLSREISGAPTHVAVIQDGNRRYARRRGGDAHEGHRAGAKTTERVLEWCQEVGVEELTLYAFSTENFERPPEEREQLFDLLCEKLREFADADRVHENEVRIRAIGDVERLPDRVQAAIDYADRRTGQYDQFVLNVALAYGGRTQLLEAARGVAADVDAGDLEPAAIDVETIENRLYEQPVRDVDLIIRTGGDERTSNFLPWHANGNEAAVFFCTPYWPEFSKADFLRAVRTYEHREESWRRTRARRALALLGALGESDLPEARSVVERFRDSLPSAERPTEEDLREPELEGTEPVAD, translated from the coding sequence ATGAATCGCTGGCTCCGTCGGCACGTCGACGCGATCTACGAGCGGGTGCTCTCGAGGGAGATTTCCGGTGCACCGACCCACGTCGCGGTGATTCAGGACGGCAACCGGCGTTACGCGCGCCGGCGGGGCGGCGACGCCCACGAGGGCCACCGCGCGGGCGCGAAGACGACCGAACGGGTCCTCGAGTGGTGCCAGGAAGTCGGCGTCGAGGAGCTGACCCTGTACGCCTTCTCGACCGAGAACTTCGAACGGCCGCCCGAGGAGCGCGAACAGCTGTTCGACCTCCTCTGTGAGAAGCTCCGGGAGTTCGCCGACGCCGACCGTGTCCACGAAAACGAGGTCCGCATCCGGGCCATCGGCGACGTCGAGCGCCTCCCGGACCGCGTTCAGGCGGCCATCGACTACGCCGACCGACGGACCGGACAGTACGACCAGTTCGTGCTCAACGTCGCGCTGGCCTACGGCGGCCGCACCCAGTTGCTCGAGGCCGCCCGTGGCGTCGCCGCCGACGTCGACGCCGGCGACCTCGAGCCCGCGGCGATCGACGTCGAGACCATCGAGAATCGCCTCTACGAACAGCCGGTCCGCGACGTGGACCTGATCATCCGGACCGGGGGCGACGAGCGAACCTCGAACTTCCTCCCGTGGCACGCCAACGGCAACGAGGCCGCGGTCTTCTTCTGTACGCCCTACTGGCCGGAGTTCTCCAAAGCGGACTTCCTCAGGGCCGTCCGCACCTACGAACACCGCGAGGAGTCCTGGCGTCGCACTCGCGCCCGCCGGGCACTCGCCTTACTCGGTGCTCTCGGCGAGAGCGACCTGCCCGAGGCCCGGTCGGTCGTCGAGCGCTTCCGGGATTCCCTGCCCTCTGCCGAGCGTCCCACGGAGGAAGACCTCCGGGAACCGGAACTCGAGGGGACCGAACCCGTCGCCGACTGA
- a CDS encoding undecaprenyl diphosphate synthase family protein: MGLYERYLALRIRRHEAEPPEHVALVITERDLLERGAYETLTDFFEWAVEYADRVTVYVSVLDAGAVPALRRELESIDAPREIAVRGPDDRTQADAPIRIGIGLGGKHEFTAAVQTLAERVDEGHLEAAAIDDQQVEEHLVFPAEPDLVIKTGAERLSDFMIWQSVYSELYFTDVNWRDFRKRDFLRAVREYCNRSRRFGR, encoded by the coding sequence GTGGGACTCTACGAACGGTACCTCGCCCTCCGCATCCGTCGCCACGAGGCCGAGCCACCCGAACACGTCGCGCTCGTCATCACCGAACGCGACCTGCTCGAGCGCGGTGCCTACGAGACGCTCACCGACTTCTTCGAGTGGGCCGTCGAGTACGCAGACCGGGTGACCGTCTACGTGAGCGTCCTCGATGCCGGTGCCGTCCCTGCCCTGCGGCGGGAACTCGAGTCGATCGATGCCCCCCGGGAGATTGCCGTTCGCGGCCCGGACGACCGGACGCAGGCCGACGCGCCGATCCGGATCGGGATCGGCCTCGGTGGGAAACACGAGTTCACCGCCGCCGTACAGACGCTGGCCGAACGCGTCGACGAGGGTCACCTCGAGGCGGCGGCGATCGACGACCAGCAGGTCGAAGAACACCTCGTCTTCCCTGCCGAGCCCGATTTGGTCATCAAGACTGGGGCCGAGCGCCTCTCGGATTTCATGATCTGGCAGTCGGTCTACTCGGAACTTTACTTCACCGACGTCAACTGGCGGGACTTCCGCAAGCGTGACTTCCTGCGGGCCGTCCGGGAGTACTGCAATCGCTCGCGGCGGTTTGGCCGGTGA
- a CDS encoding NAD(+)/NADH kinase, whose product MHGRRLATTDEIIAIASPDSDEPLERLRNWADERDVGFAAVGVGDDVGDVYEESRATLGVTIGGDGTFLEGIKTFAPRNIPILGVNAGTLAFLARVEIENLEAALDEVLRGRATVDSRQQVRVETSGLRATGINDVMIQHVPPENPFERKVTRLEVFADGEYVGEFEGSGLAVSTPTGSTGISLSAEGPLHYPVNNHTLQIVPLHTHRMGVRPMVVAPTTDLEIVTRGTASVLVDGGRAHNVLSAGTVIEVTGAERRAHVVRTSYDDPYFTAITDKLGWGARDVDDPGPRELLDGQPTIGERDPTIVERARDIAIEAARSAGEPLRELHGQIEGVEYKTDKSDIVTEADHQADRIIKTVVENEFPDHSIFSEESAYVDGDSAYEWVIDPLDGTGNFAHGNPNYSISIALLCDGVPVMGVVHVPETGEMFHAIADEEEAYEGETRIETTDRDALDESMLLSGYDPDGSFLAHYYAEARGVRRLGSAALNLCYLASGSADAVWEYDTYPWDVAAGVVIARTAGATITDETGDTYTLEFDADGRKGLLASNGPLHPAMLVHLEREDAGLADLADD is encoded by the coding sequence ATGCACGGCCGACGTCTTGCGACCACCGACGAGATCATCGCCATCGCGAGCCCCGACAGTGACGAGCCTCTCGAGCGACTTCGAAACTGGGCCGACGAGCGCGACGTCGGATTCGCAGCCGTCGGCGTCGGAGACGACGTCGGCGACGTCTACGAGGAGAGCCGGGCCACCCTCGGCGTCACTATCGGTGGCGACGGCACCTTCCTCGAGGGAATCAAGACCTTCGCCCCGCGAAATATCCCGATTCTCGGCGTCAACGCCGGGACCCTCGCGTTCCTCGCACGCGTCGAGATCGAGAACCTCGAAGCAGCCCTGGACGAAGTACTCCGGGGACGAGCGACCGTCGACAGCCGCCAGCAGGTTCGCGTCGAGACCAGCGGCCTCCGGGCGACGGGGATCAACGACGTGATGATCCAGCACGTCCCCCCGGAGAATCCCTTCGAGCGGAAGGTGACCCGGCTCGAGGTGTTCGCCGACGGCGAGTACGTCGGCGAGTTCGAGGGGTCGGGACTGGCGGTGTCGACGCCGACCGGCTCGACGGGCATCTCGCTGTCTGCCGAGGGGCCGTTACACTACCCCGTGAACAACCACACGCTCCAGATCGTCCCGCTGCACACCCACCGGATGGGCGTCCGACCGATGGTCGTCGCCCCGACGACCGACCTCGAGATCGTGACTCGAGGAACCGCGAGCGTGCTCGTCGACGGCGGTCGCGCGCACAACGTCCTCTCGGCGGGCACCGTGATCGAGGTGACCGGTGCCGAGCGGCGGGCCCACGTCGTCCGGACGAGTTACGACGACCCCTACTTCACGGCGATCACCGACAAACTCGGGTGGGGAGCCCGGGACGTCGACGACCCGGGGCCGCGGGAGTTACTCGACGGACAACCGACGATCGGGGAGCGCGACCCGACGATCGTCGAACGCGCCCGCGACATCGCCATCGAGGCCGCCCGGAGCGCTGGCGAACCCCTGCGGGAGCTCCACGGCCAGATCGAGGGCGTCGAGTACAAGACCGACAAGTCAGACATCGTCACCGAGGCCGACCACCAGGCCGATCGGATCATCAAGACGGTCGTCGAAAACGAGTTTCCCGACCACAGCATTTTCTCCGAGGAGAGCGCCTACGTCGACGGCGACAGCGCATACGAGTGGGTCATCGACCCACTCGACGGCACCGGCAACTTCGCCCACGGCAACCCCAACTACTCCATCTCGATCGCCTTGCTCTGCGACGGCGTCCCCGTGATGGGGGTCGTCCACGTCCCCGAGACCGGCGAGATGTTCCACGCAATCGCCGACGAGGAGGAGGCCTACGAGGGCGAGACGCGCATCGAGACGACCGACCGTGACGCCCTCGACGAGAGCATGCTGCTGTCGGGCTACGATCCGGACGGATCCTTCCTCGCTCACTATTACGCCGAAGCCCGTGGTGTGCGCCGACTCGGCTCGGCCGCGCTCAACCTCTGTTACCTCGCCAGCGGCAGCGCAGACGCCGTCTGGGAGTACGACACCTACCCGTGGGACGTCGCCGCCGGCGTCGTCATCGCCCGCACCGCCGGTGCGACGATCACCGACGAGACTGGCGACACCTACACCCTCGAGTTCGACGCCGATGGGCGCAAGGGCCTGCTCGCCTCGAACGGCCCGCTACACCCCGCAATGCTCGTCCACCTCGAGCGAGAGGACGCGGGGCTGGCAGATCTGGCCGACGACTGA
- the hemA gene encoding glutamyl-tRNA reductase yields the protein MRSAGVVIGARVTHESGGVDDLAVASPESQQAGVESLCSRPGVEEAYVLSTCNRVEAYVVAPDTAVGQAALERFFAAVDEDALIVSDHDESLQHLLRVAAGLESVVVGEDQIIGQVRDAYEDARTADGIGEMLEAAVTKAIHVGERARTETAINEGVVSLGSAATRKAREIVALEGATALVVGAGEMGQLAGRSLADAGVDELLIANRTAENADHLAAELARDADDVDAEGIPLEALETVTGRADVVVTATGSTDPVLDAHHFERGGASGGAASRAQVVVDLGQPRDVDPATDALEHVTVYDLDDLETITEETRAQRADAAREVEAMIDYEYALLCDQYKRARADEVIAAMYESAERLKRRELETAFSRLESAESADFTDEQREVVTSMADALVSHLLAPPTKSLREAAAEDDWSTINTALQLFDPELDEEDASMRVQDEESRRDRQALTVESDDD from the coding sequence GTGAGATCGGCCGGTGTCGTTATCGGCGCGCGAGTTACACACGAGTCCGGCGGGGTCGACGACCTCGCCGTCGCGAGCCCAGAGAGCCAGCAGGCTGGCGTCGAGTCACTCTGCTCGAGGCCCGGCGTCGAGGAGGCGTACGTCCTCTCGACGTGTAACCGGGTCGAAGCCTACGTCGTCGCTCCCGATACAGCGGTCGGTCAGGCCGCACTCGAACGATTCTTTGCGGCCGTCGACGAGGACGCGCTCATCGTGAGCGACCACGACGAGAGCCTGCAACACCTGCTACGTGTCGCCGCCGGCCTCGAGTCGGTCGTCGTCGGCGAAGATCAGATCATCGGGCAGGTCAGAGACGCCTACGAAGACGCCCGGACAGCTGACGGTATCGGCGAGATGCTCGAGGCCGCCGTCACCAAGGCGATCCACGTCGGCGAACGCGCCCGGACGGAGACGGCGATCAACGAGGGTGTCGTCTCGCTGGGCTCGGCGGCGACCCGGAAGGCCCGCGAAATCGTCGCGCTCGAGGGTGCGACCGCGCTCGTCGTCGGGGCCGGCGAGATGGGGCAACTCGCCGGCCGGAGCCTCGCCGACGCCGGCGTCGACGAACTGCTCATCGCCAACCGGACGGCCGAAAACGCCGACCACCTCGCCGCCGAACTCGCGCGGGACGCCGACGACGTCGACGCCGAGGGCATCCCGCTCGAGGCGCTCGAGACGGTCACCGGCCGGGCCGACGTCGTCGTGACGGCCACCGGGAGCACCGACCCGGTGCTCGATGCTCACCACTTCGAACGGGGGGGAGCGTCCGGCGGTGCAGCCAGCCGAGCGCAGGTCGTCGTCGACCTCGGTCAGCCCCGGGACGTCGACCCCGCGACCGACGCGCTCGAACACGTCACCGTCTACGACCTGGACGACCTCGAGACGATCACCGAAGAGACCCGCGCCCAGCGCGCCGACGCCGCACGCGAGGTCGAGGCGATGATCGACTACGAGTACGCACTGCTGTGTGACCAGTACAAACGCGCCCGCGCTGACGAGGTCATCGCCGCGATGTACGAGTCCGCAGAACGGCTCAAGCGCCGCGAACTCGAGACGGCGTTCTCCCGACTCGAGAGCGCAGAAAGCGCCGACTTTACCGACGAGCAGCGCGAGGTCGTCACCTCGATGGCCGACGCGTTAGTCAGTCACCTGCTCGCCCCGCCGACCAAGAGCCTGCGTGAGGCTGCCGCCGAGGACGACTGGAGCACGATCAACACCGCACTCCAGTTGTTCGACCCCGAACTCGACGAAGAAGACGCGTCGATGCGGGTCCAGGACGAGGAATCGCGGCGCGACCGACAGGCGCTGACAGTCGAGTCGGACGACGACTGA
- a CDS encoding DUF92 domain-containing protein, whose protein sequence is MTRPVRRATVFAVLGTLSLAVPLFGPSVGVALAGLVLAGAFVVTDGPLFDVLAYPGDYEDGRLYGLLTFVLAAVALGLVAVASSMSVAIFVGTVFLVAYGNLAEQLVRSRRPDGEVLQATVFTLAAAVAAVAAQSITWWIEGAAIEPMLPSALFLAASGALLAALLRDILLLYDDPIVMLSVGVLLWLLSELEPALGAVEIAVALAVTIALGYVSYALETASIAGMLTGVLLGLVTIVLGGYGWFVVLIAFFAIGGLSTKFRYDRKEELGVAEDNDGARGSGNVLGNAAVALAAVLGYAASSVSLLPAGLEAELFLFAFTGSIATAMSDTLSSEIGSIYDRPRLITTFEPVEPGTDGGITWQGEIAGLLGAAVVAAISLVLFPEVEALGAAIIVVAGFVGMTVDSLLGATLEGSVLGNQGVNFLATLSGAIVCALLVLSFAVLG, encoded by the coding sequence GTGACACGACCCGTTCGGCGAGCCACCGTCTTCGCGGTACTCGGGACGCTCTCGCTCGCCGTTCCGCTGTTCGGCCCGTCGGTCGGCGTCGCACTCGCGGGACTCGTCCTCGCGGGTGCGTTCGTCGTCACCGACGGGCCGCTGTTCGACGTCCTCGCGTATCCCGGCGACTACGAGGACGGCCGCCTCTACGGTCTCCTCACCTTCGTCCTCGCGGCCGTCGCCCTCGGACTCGTCGCTGTCGCCTCCTCGATGTCGGTCGCCATCTTCGTTGGCACCGTCTTCCTGGTCGCCTACGGTAACCTCGCCGAGCAACTGGTCCGCAGCCGACGCCCGGACGGCGAGGTCCTCCAGGCGACCGTCTTCACGCTCGCCGCGGCCGTCGCCGCCGTCGCCGCCCAGTCGATCACCTGGTGGATCGAGGGGGCGGCAATCGAGCCGATGCTCCCGTCGGCGCTCTTTCTCGCCGCCAGCGGCGCCCTCCTCGCGGCGCTGCTCCGGGACATCCTCTTGCTGTACGACGACCCCATCGTCATGCTCTCGGTCGGCGTCCTCCTCTGGTTGCTCTCGGAACTCGAGCCAGCCCTCGGTGCCGTCGAGATCGCCGTTGCCCTCGCGGTCACCATCGCGCTCGGCTACGTCTCCTACGCGCTCGAGACGGCCTCGATCGCCGGGATGCTCACCGGCGTCCTCCTCGGACTCGTGACGATCGTCCTCGGCGGCTACGGCTGGTTCGTCGTCCTCATCGCGTTCTTCGCGATCGGCGGCCTCTCGACGAAGTTCCGCTACGACCGCAAGGAGGAACTCGGCGTCGCAGAAGACAACGACGGTGCCCGCGGCAGCGGCAACGTCCTCGGGAACGCCGCCGTCGCGCTCGCTGCCGTCCTCGGCTACGCCGCCAGTTCGGTCTCGCTGCTACCCGCTGGCCTCGAGGCGGAGCTGTTCCTCTTTGCCTTCACGGGCTCGATCGCCACTGCGATGAGCGACACGCTCTCGAGTGAGATCGGGAGCATCTACGACCGTCCCCGGCTGATCACCACCTTCGAACCCGTCGAGCCGGGGACCGACGGCGGGATTACGTGGCAGGGTGAGATCGCCGGGCTCCTCGGGGCGGCCGTCGTCGCCGCTATCTCGCTGGTTCTGTTCCCGGAAGTCGAGGCACTCGGCGCGGCCATCATCGTCGTCGCCGGCTTCGTCGGGATGACCGTCGACAGCCTCCTCGGGGCGACCCTCGAGGGATCGGTGCTCGGCAATCAGGGCGTGAACTTCCTCGCGACGCTCTCCGGTGCGATCGTCTGTGCGCTGCTGGTCCTCTCGTTCGCTGTTCTCGGCTAA
- the dnaG gene encoding DNA primase DnaG translates to MEDTSKYLIHANVTADGVVERSDVVGAIFGQTEGLLGDELDLRDLRQSQKVGRIDVEIASSKGQSTGEVTIATSLDKVETATLAASLETITRVGPCRADLEVAEIEDVRAAKRKEVVERAKELLRTGFDDTVMSSDEILAEVREHVRVEDVTEYEGLPAGPRVTDSDAIIVVEGRSDVLTLLKYGIKNAIAVEGTNVPDAVAELTRHRTVTAFLDGDRGGDLILEELSQVGDVDYVAFAPAGDSVEELDHHELFAALRNKVPYDTVASLNEPREAIAATDGSATPAPAPSPGANTSGPRARSIEGVENGSSPATGSEAVEPSDADTVEVEEPASAGDLETDDATDREPETVYEHASDVIREGTDRVRFLDADADVIDETGAAAVTDTLEELAEPPVTIVLDGIASQQLVDVAADRGVERIVARSLGQFTKRPTDVRVHAITDVAAEPPNGE, encoded by the coding sequence ATGGAAGACACCTCGAAATACCTCATTCACGCGAACGTCACGGCTGACGGGGTCGTCGAGCGGAGCGACGTCGTCGGCGCCATCTTCGGGCAAACCGAAGGCCTCCTCGGCGACGAACTCGACCTCCGTGACCTCCGTCAGTCCCAGAAGGTCGGTCGCATCGACGTCGAAATCGCGAGCAGCAAGGGCCAGTCGACCGGCGAGGTCACCATCGCAACCAGCCTCGACAAGGTCGAGACCGCCACGCTCGCTGCCTCCCTCGAGACGATTACCCGCGTCGGTCCCTGCCGGGCCGACCTCGAGGTGGCAGAGATCGAAGACGTCAGGGCCGCAAAGCGCAAGGAAGTCGTCGAACGCGCCAAGGAACTGCTTCGGACCGGCTTCGACGACACGGTCATGTCCTCCGACGAAATCCTCGCAGAGGTTCGCGAGCACGTTCGCGTCGAGGACGTCACCGAGTACGAGGGACTTCCTGCGGGACCGCGGGTGACCGACAGCGACGCGATCATCGTCGTCGAGGGACGATCGGACGTCCTCACGCTGCTCAAGTACGGTATCAAGAACGCCATCGCCGTCGAGGGGACGAACGTCCCCGACGCCGTCGCCGAACTCACCCGTCACCGCACCGTCACCGCGTTCCTCGACGGCGACCGCGGCGGTGACCTCATCCTGGAGGAACTCTCACAGGTCGGGGACGTCGACTACGTGGCGTTCGCTCCCGCCGGCGACTCCGTCGAGGAACTCGACCACCACGAACTGTTCGCCGCGCTCCGGAACAAGGTCCCTTACGACACCGTTGCCAGTCTGAACGAACCGCGAGAGGCGATCGCGGCCACCGACGGCAGCGCCACGCCGGCTCCCGCCCCCTCCCCCGGCGCGAACACGTCGGGACCGCGAGCCCGCTCGATCGAGGGAGTCGAGAACGGCTCGAGCCCGGCAACCGGTTCGGAGGCTGTCGAGCCGTCAGATGCGGATACGGTCGAGGTCGAAGAGCCCGCGTCGGCGGGTGACCTCGAGACCGACGACGCAACGGACCGCGAGCCAGAGACCGTCTACGAGCACGCCAGCGACGTCATCCGAGAGGGAACGGATCGCGTCCGGTTTCTCGACGCCGACGCGGACGTGATCGACGAGACCGGCGCTGCCGCCGTCACCGACACGCTCGAGGAACTCGCGGAGCCGCCCGTGACGATCGTCCTCGACGGAATCGCGAGCCAGCAACTGGTCGACGTGGCCGCCGACCGTGGCGTCGAGCGGATCGTCGCCCGCTCGCTCGGGCAGTTCACGAAGCGACCGACCGACGTCCGGGTGCACGCGATCACCGACGTCGCGGCGGAGCCGCCAAACGGCGAGTAG
- a CDS encoding DUF5778 family protein → MADVIDHDLYQRTKALLEPGEIQLNGVIVHTEYDGSEDVQMMQATIDVGDIVAEHSGHDPKDCFVYSGNDDPDFSSNQHQGLTLEDEEFVWECQQLLREGAFHIVMYYEASADHEAILEEIRDLGFEVTGVEGD, encoded by the coding sequence ATGGCCGACGTTATCGACCACGACCTCTACCAGCGGACGAAAGCGTTGCTCGAGCCGGGGGAAATCCAGCTCAACGGGGTGATCGTCCACACCGAGTACGACGGAAGCGAGGACGTCCAGATGATGCAGGCGACGATCGACGTCGGCGACATCGTGGCCGAACACTCCGGACACGATCCGAAAGACTGCTTCGTCTATTCGGGCAACGACGACCCGGACTTCTCGTCGAACCAGCATCAGGGACTGACCCTCGAGGACGAGGAGTTCGTCTGGGAGTGTCAGCAACTCCTCCGGGAGGGGGCGTTCCACATCGTGATGTACTACGAGGCGAGCGCCGACCACGAGGCGATCCTCGAGGAAATTCGCGACCTCGGCTTCGAGGTCACGGGCGTCGAGGGAGACTGA
- a CDS encoding HAD family hydrolase, whose amino-acid sequence MDRKPDPREAYDFWLLDLDGTLVDVEWSYTREVFDRVGDRLGREFTDREVDVLWNGLTGSRDRQLEAWGIDPTAFWEAFHAEEDPEVRAEQTFLHEDAAFVADLDVPVGLVTHCQSYLTEPVLEHVDIHDWFDTRLCCTEETGWKPDPDPVESVMADLGVAHNGHRGVLAGDGANDVGAAWNAGIDAIHVERVGHERRGLCVLGDYRVQSFDEL is encoded by the coding sequence ATGGACAGGAAGCCAGACCCACGGGAGGCGTACGACTTCTGGCTGCTCGACTTAGACGGCACGCTCGTCGACGTCGAGTGGTCCTACACGCGTGAAGTGTTCGACCGGGTCGGCGACCGTCTCGGCCGCGAGTTCACCGACCGCGAGGTCGACGTTCTCTGGAACGGCCTGACGGGGTCGCGAGACCGCCAGCTCGAGGCGTGGGGGATCGATCCCACCGCCTTCTGGGAGGCCTTCCACGCCGAGGAAGACCCCGAGGTCCGGGCCGAACAGACCTTTCTCCACGAGGACGCCGCCTTCGTCGCCGATCTGGACGTCCCCGTCGGGCTGGTCACTCACTGTCAATCGTATCTCACCGAACCCGTCCTCGAGCACGTGGACATCCACGACTGGTTCGACACGCGCCTGTGCTGTACCGAGGAGACGGGCTGGAAACCCGACCCCGATCCCGTCGAGTCGGTGATGGCCGACCTTGGCGTGGCACACAACGGCCACCGGGGCGTCCTCGCGGGTGACGGCGCGAACGACGTCGGCGCGGCCTGGAACGCCGGGATCGACGCGATCCACGTCGAACGCGTCGGCCACGAGCGTCGCGGACTGTGCGTTCTCGGGGATTATCGCGTCCAGTCGTTCGACGAATTGTAG
- a CDS encoding 4a-hydroxytetrahydrobiopterin dehydratase — translation MGDVLSDDEIDAGLPEEWAREGDEIVRTYEFEEYLQGVNFAQMVGEIAEAQFHHPEIVIGYKDVEIRLTSHEAGGITDQDLEMAELIETERREREG, via the coding sequence ATGGGTGACGTACTCTCAGACGACGAGATCGATGCCGGACTTCCCGAGGAGTGGGCCCGCGAGGGCGACGAGATCGTTCGCACCTACGAGTTCGAAGAGTACCTGCAGGGCGTCAACTTCGCGCAGATGGTCGGCGAGATCGCCGAGGCACAGTTCCACCACCCCGAGATCGTCATCGGCTACAAGGACGTCGAGATCCGACTGACCTCCCACGAGGCAGGCGGCATCACAGACCAGGACCTCGAGATGGCCGAACTGATCGAGACCGAGCGACGCGAACGAGAGGGGTAA